Genomic segment of Anopheles darlingi chromosome X, idAnoDarlMG_H_01, whole genome shotgun sequence:
CGATGATCGACATTGCTATCCCGATTGCGGCCAGCGAAATTAACGATGTCGCCAAGAATGCGCAACAATTCTATCAGGTAGGCTTTTGTGTTCACACCTCAAACTGCCATCTAACTCTCGTGGTTCTCGTTTTGTATCGTATCCGGCCATAGGACGCGTGTATAACGGAAGAATACTTCCGGGGCGACAACAAGTACCGGTGCGAGACGTGCAGCGGCTACACGGAGGCCTGCCGATCGATCTCGTTCGAAATATTGCCCCGGTTGCTAATCGTACAGCTAAAGCGCTTCAACGGCGACATGGAGAAGATCAACAGCTACATCCCGACACCTTTCGTGCTGCAGTGCTTCTGTCGCGATTGCCTCGGGAAGCCGGAGGCGGACAAGCGACACGTCTACCGGTTGTACAGCGTGATTACGCATGTTGGGGCCCGACTCTCCGTCGGCCACTATATAGCCTACACCTGCTCGCTCGAACTACCGCACCAGTATTTCAATTGCGGTCGGGAGCGGCAGCGCCGCTGCCTGGTGGCATCCTCACTAGACGGTGCAGGTCACGGGTTAACCGATGGTgcgcaacaccagcagcagcagcagcagcagcagcagttgggcAGCACTGGTGgtactgttggtggtggtaagggaTTCGAGCGAACCAGCGAGAAGAGCACCTCCGGACAGCTAAAGAAGCTATTCGGCGGTAAGAAGCTCTCAAGTGCGGGTGATATGAGCAAGAAACTAAAGTACAATGTGATCAGTCGCTTTTCGCCCACCAACGGTGTGGACGCACCACAGTTGAACGGTAGCAACAACGGCATGGCGACAGTCTCAGCAGCCGGTGCCGGACAGGGGTGCACCGATGCCAGCGACGGAAAAATTGGAGCGGCAAGTGAGGGATCGTCTGTTACTTGTGCGCTAGCGGAAAATGGAACGGGAAGTTCTCTCCAGGAAAGGGGTAGTTCGTTTACCAGTGTACTTTGTCCGAGTTACAGCTGCTGTGGAGTCTGTGTCAAGGGTACCAGTCGATCGCTTGCTGCCACAGGCAGCGTATTAGGTCCGGGGGCAACACCAGCCGTACCCACGGCATCAATATTACTGGATGGCTCGAGTGGCACTACTAACAACGGGTGCAGCTCTTCCAATGcaccacgaacgaacggcggcCGTGCCGTCGCTCCGGTTACCACCATCCACCCGAATGCTCATCTCGCCATCAACCATAACCACGTGCTCCCCGAATGCACCAATGGCGATGTCGGTGTCAGCGCGCTGCCTAACGGTTTATTACTGTCATCGTTTGCTCTCAACTCCAACACCACTCATTCGGGTAGTATAGGGCATACCACTAGTAACACcaataccagcagcaccagcaacaatggCAACAACGACAGCGTTGGTTCAGGACTGGACTATGCTActcagcagcagtatcagcaATTGCAGATGAAGTGGTTTatgtgtgatgatgataaaatcAAGGTGATGACACAGGCCGAGTTCGAGGATATGCTGTCACCTCGGCGGCGGCATGTGATAACGCCGTACCTGCTGTTCTACGCACGATTTGATGTGCAATCGGCCGCAACGTCACCTCAACTCGCCACCTCTCAATCAAACGTGACGTCGGGGGCAACAATTAAAGCGTACGCGGGCCAGGCCCCCAGTTCGTCGGCAGGCAGCAGTGGAACCATGTTAGCCTCCACCATCAGCTCCAATCATCCGGCCTCGTCAGGATCGCCTCCGACTGTCCTATCCGATGGTCCAAACTCCTCGGTCGTCACACAGTAGAGACATACACAGCGGAATATACAAATGCGTGTGACCGCACGCACATAAATACATAGACACAAGAGTGATTGATATcagcatttcctttttctctcccttccctcctctcTTTCCCTACCAATCGCTCGCTTCTTCTCCAATCCTTCAGCGTTTCCTTTTAGCTCTTCTTCCCGGATGAGCCGATTAGTATTTAATGAAAAGTGATCCTTCGTAGGCCTGTCGATTAGGATGAACATAGGAGGTAGCGTAGGGAGTAATCTACGACAGGACGCGCAGCTGACCTTCCAGGCGCAGGCAGATCAGTATTCTGTATGTCATGGCCATGTTAGATGGAGGCATTCTAGCGCTTCCGTGATTGAAACTCTTCGCTTTAGCAGTATTGTAGATCGTGTGAAAGCGCAAAAACTATAATCGTTGTAACATATATGTATCTGCTTATAGGTATGATGGCTAAAAGCGGTATAAGCAAGAGGGCGAAACAAGTATTCATAATTGCAAGTAGGCAAGATCCGATAtgtaaaagctagaaaatagcatTGGAGCATTAGGTAGATGGTAACAAGCCTGTCTACAGTCGAATTTGTATGCATAGCCGAAGCCAAGCAGCGGAATGtatcatcatcggcaaattTTTCAGGTGCTTTCATAGGCAAATAGATAAAGGAAGAGGATGTGAATGATTGCCAAAAAGCTCGAATGATTTTCTCTGGCTGGAGGACGTTGGGAGTCTAGCATGGTAGTCTGTGGTCAGGCTAGGAGCGCCGAGATGGGAAGAATCCCGAAGAAGGCTAAGAGCCGCGCTCGTGCGCATAGGTTCACTGGTAAGCGAAGAATCAGATCGCCCAATTAACCAGCTTGAATGGCATTCGGAGTTAGGTGTGCACGAGGAAACGCTCGGTGATTGTATAGTAATTGCACAATGCGATATTGCTTAATCGTAGCGTTACGGTTTTGAGAGATTGTGCTTTAGTCGCGTTTTCATTTGGTTTCGttataaatttcatttcatgttcACGTCTGCAATCGTGGTACGCATATCATTATGCAACTGGCGGTTGAGTCGTCATACATTCAGATACATTTGAATGGATTTGGCTTGTTCCATTTCTTCTGCTGATTATGTTCCATACTTATATTATACTTCAGATTTTATTCTtaaggatgatgattgattaaTGGATACAAAAGTGTTCCAAAGGTAGCAACCTTTATATGGACAGAAACATACAACCTTTGGGCGAATTAAAAACACTAGCTTTCGATGGTAACACACCACAGCGATATTGCCGAAGTGCTTGTCTTTGCAACCCAAACGTTTCACCGATGCACACCTAATGAATTGTTTTGTTATATAGTTTCGTTTCCTTTATCTTCCCTTCAATTCTCCGCTCTCCTACCCTATCCCTAACttcatttgtttaaaattaagTATCATCTACTGATCTAGGATAACCAAAATTAACAGTCATAATTTCACCGCTACCAATGTGATGGATTATATAGTACTCCTAGTATAGCAGTTATGTAAATAAGCGCGCCCGCAACGTCAAGTGGAAAGCTTATCTCGCTTAGAGATTACCTTTTCAAACGGACCACACATGGTCGGTCGATAGCAAGAGTATTTAAGGAGGCGAGCAGTGCGCAAACCACTCAGCAGCAAATTATGCCGCTTGCCCAATAAAAGGAAGCGCAAGAAGCACTCTCAAATGAGCAAAAAATTATGCATTCACgcgtttgagtgtgtgtgtgtgtgtgtgagcgagagagagagagagagagagagagagagagagagagagaaaacgaaaaagaagagagagagagagagagagagagagagagagagagagagtaatcTGTTGTTGGTATGTTTAGTGATGGTAAGGATAACGAAGGAGAGTCTTAGTTGCATCTAATGTCTTAGGAAAAACGGACAGAATGTTAAATCAACTTAATGAATGCTAGGTTGCGTTGTGCAAAGGAAAAGGGCCCGCTGCTCAGAGTAAGTTATTTGAACAAGACACTGTAGATGTAGTGCGAGAGACGAGTTGTGTTCGCACCGCAATAGACGTATCGTGTCGCGTACGCGTGTCCCTCTGTGCACCTCCAGAGCATAGGGACAGAatcagcctgccagccaaccgCAGACACTGTCTCCAGATCGCAAAGAGTTTGTCCGTTCCGCGTCGTTCATGCACATGCAACTcaccaaaagcaaaataaaaaaggttTAAAAAACAGGTCGACaaacggaaaccggaaccggtagTGTGGAGTTGGGGCTGGCCCCTACTGGCACGGTCAGGGCATTGGAAAGAGGGTGCTCTGTGCGAAGCGAATGGGTGGacagaaataaaaacaaaaacaaactatcTATAGTACGTCTCCGAGCtaccgtgtgtatgtgttctaCACCCTTACAATTCACAGTACTTTTAAGAACTTCTTTTTGTTGAAACGTTATGCTATATTATTTGATTGGAGCAGATATCGCAGTAGCGGCTAACCGTTTTCGAATCGTGTTTATTGCTCACGGCAATGTTGGTTGGACCTGCACGCATACAACTTGCACTTACTGCGACTGTTGCAGGTCAAAGAGCTTAGCATCGAAGAACAGCATACCACTCGCCCTTTGTGCCGGGGTAGTAGAAGAGTTGCGGATTCAATAATTTATAGATAAAAATCATGTTTGACATGCCTCGCCAAGTCCCGCTTAAGGTGCACCAGTCATAGTCATGCTCTTTTCCTAGGTTAGCCCCTTCGGGTTCTTAATAACGATGACTTAGCACTCTCTTTACAATATCTTCCCAACACCTCCACAGCATGCAGGTTCCTGCTGGATTAATCCGAGTATgctaatgataatgatttggCCGAACTGTCTTAGCAAATAAGTAATAATTGTGTAAGGCGGCGTGAGAGTGGAACATAATCAATTTTATTCCATCACGTCTTGCATCGATCGCTGTGTAACATGTCTAACAATGTAATGGGTGGCACAAGGAAATGGCCCCAGATTCGCTACAGCGGCCGCGAAAGGGTGGACACATGCAATGAAGCGCGTCAGCGGTTTAAGTACACCCGCTAGGGTGCGCTGGTGGCTGGCCTAGCCGTCGGGACGTTGCCCTgcaccacgtcgtcgtcgtcgtcgtcgtcgatcagcTGCAGTACATCGGGGAGGGCAGAGCGGCGTTGGTTGAGCAGCGGTAGGAAGCGCATCATTTGAGCGTAGTTGAGCCGTTTCCAGCGCGCGTTAACCTCGACGCGCTCAAGCGCCTGCTTGACGCCCTGTGTCGCCTTCTCGAACAGACCGGCACGCTCGTCAATCAGTGCCCGCAGCTCCTGCATCTCCTTCTGCGACGCCATCTGCTCGGCCAGTGGCTTCACGTACCGCGAGAGGCGCGACGTGTCCGGGCTAAGACTGTCCAGGATGAAATGAAGGTGAAGTGTTGGTGTGTTAGAcaggaaacagagagagagagagagagagagagagagagagagagagagagagagagagagaaaatgagagaGGGAAAATCGAGGGTATAGAAGGTCACTACTTACTAGCTGTGGATGTCGTCGATCCGCTCGATGAAGAAGTTCTTGGCGAGATGGAAGCCAACGTCGTTCTGTGCGACACCGCTGAACAGGATGGTGGTGTCCTGCTTGCGCACACCGGACGTGCCGTTAAGCGACCAGTGCAGGAAGCGCTCGACCAGCCAGACCTCGCGCGTACATGCCAGCGCACTGATAATCATGATCTTCTCCGAGCCGACGTTGCTGCGCAGGTAGCGCTGCCAGAGGAAGTTCCACTGCGTCTCCCGTCCGCTCCGGATCGCATTACAGTAGACGGTTGGGCGTAGGTTGAGCGGCACCGGGTTGGTGCGGTCCGGGTCCGCCACGTTCATCCAGTCGGCGAACAGTGCGACCGACCGGTCGACGCAGTCACCGACGTCAAACCGGCACGACCAAGACGCGATCAGTCCCTGGTGCTTGACCACATCGAGCCGCTCCGACTGGCGCTGGgacgtggcggcggcggccccaAACACGTCCATCCACTCGTACGCTGGCTCGAGCAGGTACTGGACGTAGCTCTTGAACAGACCGTAGATCGGCGTTCGCTTCAGCAGCCGGTGGATACCGTTCAAGTTGGTCAGCGCCGACTTCCACGGTATGTAGTCGCGCTCCTGCCGCAGGTAGCTCATCATCGCGAACGCAACACCGtaccgctgctggccggcccACGCCAGATCCATCGCGTCGTCGATCAGCTGGGCCCGGTTGATTGTGCCGATCGTGCGGTAGTCCGGCCCGTTCAGctgctccaccagcagccgatAGTTGGCCAGATCGTACCGCACCTTGTACAGGCCACCGAGCTGCACGTTGAAAACGACCCAGTGCCGGGCGTCCGGCAGATCGCTCAGCGTTTTCTGTGGCCCGAACCGAAGCGGTTCGGTAGCAGCGGTGCTAGCCGCTGCTGCGtcgaccgcaccaccaccaccaccaccaccaccaccacactccaTCCAGCCCTTCGGTGTGGTGTCGTTAAAGTCGGGACTAGCCGCCGACACGTACGTTAGCGGTATCCACCAGCACTGatccggctggtggtggtcagtggacaccaccatcgccgtccCATCGCTACCGACGGCCGACGGCGAAGACGAGACGAAGCGCTCCTGGGTGAGGTGGGCCGCGTTGGTCTCGTAGTCGCGCGTTACCGTGACCACCGGATAGCCGGTCTGCAGCGTCCACGAGTCCATCACGCGCTTGACGCTGATCGCGTCCGGCAGCACACCGTTCGCGTGCGCCTCCTCGGTTAACGCCGCCCACAGGTCGTCCTGCTGGGCGTTCCCGTAGATGTGGCGGCGCAGGTAGCGCGCCACCCCGTCCCGGAACGTTTCCTCGCCCAGAAACTGGTGCATCATGCGGATGACGGTTGAGCCCTTCTCGTACGAGATGGCGTCGAAGATCTGCGAGATCTGGTTCGGATGGCCGATCGTGACCGAGACCGGGTGGCTCGAGCGCAGCGCATCGAACTTGAAGATGTCGAGCGCATTCGAGACGGACTCCTCGTCCAGCGAGTGCCACTCCGGGTGCAGCTGCTCGACGCCCAGGCTGGCCACGTACGTGGCGAACCCCTCGTTCAGCCACAGGTCCGTCCACCAGCGCATGGTAACGAGATTGCCGAACCACTGATGGGCGAGCTCGTGGGCGACGACCGACGCGACCCGGTGCTTGCTGCTCGCGGTCGACACGTTCGGGTGGTACAGGAGGGCGGTCTCGCGGTACGTGATCAGACCCCAGTTCTCCATCGCGCCCGACGCAAAGTCCGGTATCGCGATCATGTCGATCTTGGGCAGCGGGAACCGCTGCTCGAAGTACTCCTCGTAGAAGCGCGTTACGCGCGGCCCGATGTCGCGCGCGTAATCGACCTGGTCGAGCGCGTCGCGCCGGGTCCAGATGCGGAACACtgggccactgctgctgctgctgctgctgctgctgctgccgccaccggtgccaccCGTCATCGCCGCCTCACGATACTCGAAGTCGTTCACCGTGTACGCGACCAGATAGGTCGACATTGGCACCGACCGGTCGAACACATCCAGTACCCAGTCCTGGCGGGTGCCGGCACTATCGGCCGCtatcggttcggtccggttgaCTGGCATGTTGCTGAGCGCCACATAGCGCCGGTGGTGCCCGAGCGACACATCGAACGTCGCCTTCAGCTCGGGCTCGTCGAAGCACGGGAACGCCTGGCGGGCATTGGTTGGCTCGAACTGTGTCACCGACAGCCACACCTTCTGCCGGGTCTGCGCATCGACGTAGCTGCTGCGGTAGTAACCGAGCAGACCCTGACCGAGCGCACCCTCGAACGGGATGCGCACCGCGTACCGGTAGTGCTTCTTCATCAGCTCGCTCGCGTGCACCACGACGTAGTCGTTCTCCGGCAGATACTGGACCCGCTTGATCTCGATCGGACGCCCGGCCGGGATACTGGCACCGTCCTCGGTCGCACCGTTCCCCGGGCCCAGCTCCATCAGTACGATGTCCGGTTCGGTCAGCGTTAGGTTCTTCGAGTGTAGCGTCACATTCGTCGCGTCCTCATCGCAAATcatctagaaaaaaaaaaacggagaacgAAAGGTGCGAATACCTGTACCATACCAATCCGCCAACACCGACGAGCggccttgcagcagcagcagcgcaccttACCCGTATCAAAACGTGACCATAGAAGCGAAAACCGCGCTCATCGCCGAGGTGCGTGTCGACGCGCAGCTCGTAGTGCTCGGGCCGGAAAGCACGCGGCAATCGGTAGCTGGTGTAGGCTGGTTCGTCGGTCGCCCGGCCAACCGTGGCTGCACCGTACGCACCCGATACGTTCAacactgccagcagcagcagcagcaacggcaccgacgacgatctcCGTCTCGGCGGCTCCATCTTCACTGCCAGGTTGCCCTGTGAAGCAAACGTGCAGCGCGGGAAATCAGTAATAATaggaggggggaaggaagaaggaggaggaggagggagagaacgCTGTTAACCACGGACCACTGGCCGCCCTTCTGCCTCCGATGCGAGaaaccgtgcagcagcaatatTCCTAGCCTTGACTTCGATTGTGGCCCGTCCGGTCGCATTTCACGTACGCGGTTTTGTGCCGCCGAtcgaggccaccaccaccaccaccatgaccgCGATCACCACCGAGTAGTGACCttaggggaggggaggggaggggagagggggctgCGTCCCCAATCGATGTCAACCAATgttttctgcagcagcagcagcagcagcacggagcaGCACAATCTGAGAAAGGCGAAAAGGTCTCACCGCATCGGCGGCGCCATCGAACGCTGTTGATGGCCGATGGGGTGTCGCGGAATCGCG
This window contains:
- the LOC125953712 gene encoding uncharacterized protein LOC125953712 isoform X1, which encodes MAHHFQTATAITISGTPNGELTGFRNGCESSSSSSTGGAKVLSKAVAAKVSKGSSLATLCNIGNSCYMNSVLYTLRLAPNFTHNLHHLIEFCNLAVPRRSLEQSVFSLDSLTSHATPAQQQQTAQHKPKSSSLGRNIPGLHVANGRSWSSKDLASLGASNTSGTANSGSGGSSTIALAVSGSNSSGEANNHTNGGNDLYLGPAASTNTASVGLISNNNNEGDGGCGQQQQQSVGGAAKSSSQVVCETLHDLFHSLTHNEATGMIEPFHAGSVLQAVQSVSTTFEGNQQQDAHEFLMCILDSVREACQTLNRNLLANPDLLRSSSTLVAGASTTVLVDGLDSKNQISPASQPVSESKFSNTPFNPRYIFRRRKESVKSAKAAACKLKGVRTPSLSLTKVVSSTVPTQADSTPAGIAGDCCASFDTTGEALASTGQRSSGVSLDERTQAQDRILKLGLNFFREDFEGVTVSRTRCLSCETVTEQKETMIDIAIPIAASEINDVAKNAQQFYQDACITEEYFRGDNKYRCETCSGYTEACRSISFEILPRLLIVQLKRFNGDMEKINSYIPTPFVLQCFCRDCLGKPEADKRHVYRLYSVITHVGARLSVGHYIAYTCSLELPHQYFNCGRERQRRCLVASSLDGAGHGLTDGAQHQQQQQQQQQLGSTGGTVGGGKGFERTSEKSTSGQLKKLFGGKKLSSAGDMSKKLKYNVISRFSPTNGVDAPQLNGSNNGMATVSAAGAGQGCTDASDGKIGAASEGSSVTCALAENGTGSSLQERGSSFTSVLCPSYSCCGVCVKGTSRSLAATGSVLGPGATPAVPTASILLDGSSGTTNNGCSSSNAPRTNGGRAVAPVTTIHPNAHLAINHNHVLPECTNGDVGVSALPNGLLLSSFALNSNTTHSGSIGHTTSNTNTSSTSNNGNNDSVGSGLDYATQQQYQQLQMKWFMCDDDKIKVMTQAEFEDMLSPRRRHVITPYLLFYARFDVQSAATSPQLATSQSNVTSGATIKAYAGQAPSSSAGSSGTMLASTISSNHPASSGSPPTVLSDGPNSSVVTQ
- the LOC125953712 gene encoding uncharacterized protein LOC125953712 isoform X2; protein product: MAHHFQTATAITISGTPNGELTGFRNGCESSSSSSTGGAKVLSKAVAAKVSKGSSLATLCNIGNSCYMNSVLYTLRLAPNFTHNLHHLIEFCNLAVPRRSLEQSVFSLDSLTSHATPAQQQQTAQHKPKSSSLGRNIPGLHVANGRSWSSKDLASLGASNTSGTANSGSGGSSTIALAVSGSNSSGEANNHTNGGNDLYLGPAASTNTASVGLISNNNNEGDGGCGQQQQQSVGGAAKSSSQVVCETLHDLFHSLTHNEATGMIEPFHAGSVLQAVQSVSTTFEGNQQQDAHEFLMCILDSVREACQTLNRNLLANPDLLRSSTLVAGASTTVLVDGLDSKNQISPASQPVSESKFSNTPFNPRYIFRRRKESVKSAKAAACKLKGVRTPSLSLTKVVSSTVPTQADSTPAGIAGDCCASFDTTGEALASTGQRSSGVSLDERTQAQDRILKLGLNFFREDFEGVTVSRTRCLSCETVTEQKETMIDIAIPIAASEINDVAKNAQQFYQDACITEEYFRGDNKYRCETCSGYTEACRSISFEILPRLLIVQLKRFNGDMEKINSYIPTPFVLQCFCRDCLGKPEADKRHVYRLYSVITHVGARLSVGHYIAYTCSLELPHQYFNCGRERQRRCLVASSLDGAGHGLTDGAQHQQQQQQQQQLGSTGGTVGGGKGFERTSEKSTSGQLKKLFGGKKLSSAGDMSKKLKYNVISRFSPTNGVDAPQLNGSNNGMATVSAAGAGQGCTDASDGKIGAASEGSSVTCALAENGTGSSLQERGSSFTSVLCPSYSCCGVCVKGTSRSLAATGSVLGPGATPAVPTASILLDGSSGTTNNGCSSSNAPRTNGGRAVAPVTTIHPNAHLAINHNHVLPECTNGDVGVSALPNGLLLSSFALNSNTTHSGSIGHTTSNTNTSSTSNNGNNDSVGSGLDYATQQQYQQLQMKWFMCDDDKIKVMTQAEFEDMLSPRRRHVITPYLLFYARFDVQSAATSPQLATSQSNVTSGATIKAYAGQAPSSSAGSSGTMLASTISSNHPASSGSPPTVLSDGPNSSVVTQ
- the LOC125953734 gene encoding aminopeptidase N-like, with the protein product MEPPRRRSSSVPLLLLLLAVLNVSGAYGAATVGRATDEPAYTSYRLPRAFRPEHYELRVDTHLGDERGFRFYGHVLIRMICDEDATNVTLHSKNLTLTEPDIVLMELGPGNGATEDGASIPAGRPIEIKRVQYLPENDYVVVHASELMKKHYRYAVRIPFEGALGQGLLGYYRSSYVDAQTRQKVWLSVTQFEPTNARQAFPCFDEPELKATFDVSLGHHRRYVALSNMPVNRTEPIAADSAGTRQDWVLDVFDRSVPMSTYLVAYTVNDFEYREAAMTGGTGGGSSSSSSSSSSGPVFRIWTRRDALDQVDYARDIGPRVTRFYEEYFEQRFPLPKIDMIAIPDFASGAMENWGLITYRETALLYHPNVSTASSKHRVASVVAHELAHQWFGNLVTMRWWTDLWLNEGFATYVASLGVEQLHPEWHSLDEESVSNALDIFKFDALRSSHPVSVTIGHPNQISQIFDAISYEKGSTVIRMMHQFLGEETFRDGVARYLRRHIYGNAQQDDLWAALTEEAHANGVLPDAISVKRVMDSWTLQTGYPVVTVTRDYETNAAHLTQERFVSSSPSAVGSDGTAMVVSTDHHQPDQCWWIPLTYVSAASPDFNDTTPKGWMECGGGGGGGGGAVDAAAASTAATEPLRFGPQKTLSDLPDARHWVVFNVQLGGLYKVRYDLANYRLLVEQLNGPDYRTIGTINRAQLIDDAMDLAWAGQQRYGVAFAMMSYLRQERDYIPWKSALTNLNGIHRLLKRTPIYGLFKSYVQYLLEPAYEWMDVFGAAAATSQRQSERLDVVKHQGLIASWSCRFDVGDCVDRSVALFADWMNVADPDRTNPVPLNLRPTVYCNAIRSGRETQWNFLWQRYLRSNVGSEKIMIISALACTREVWLVERFLHWSLNGTSGVRKQDTTILFSGVAQNDVGFHLAKNFFIERIDDIHSYLSPDTSRLSRYVKPLAEQMASQKEMQELRALIDERAGLFEKATQGVKQALERVEVNARWKRLNYAQMMRFLPLLNQRRSALPDVLQLIDDDDDDDVVQGNVPTARPATSAP